DNA from Intestinimonas massiliensis (ex Afouda et al. 2020):
CCTGCTATCACGCTGCCCAATAAGGCGGAGGCCAAGGCAATGCTCGAAGCGGCGGATTCCAGAGCAGAGGAGGGGAACGACTGATGATTTCGATTGCAATCAGCATTATAATCCTGATTGGCTGCCTAGTGGTCGGAATGCCCATCCCCTTTGCCTTTGGTGGGGCATTTCTCTGGATCACCTACACGCTGGGGTTTAATCCCAATACCTTGCTGGCCAGCGGATATACACAGATCAATTCTACCATTCTCCTGGCCATTCCGCTGTTTGTTCTGGCGGGCAAGGTCATGGAGAAAGGCCGCATTGGGGATGCCCTAATCGGCTTGGTGGAGCGGTTTGTGGGCCGATTCAAGAGTGGCTTGGGTGCGGTAGCAGTCATTACCTCCGCGGTGTTCGGTTCCATCTCCGGAAGCGCCTCGGCGACACTGTCGTGCATCGGAGCCCTCATGGAGCCACGCCTGACCCGTGCGGGCTATGAAAAAGGCTACACCGCGGCGCTGCTGGCAGCCGCTTGTCCGCTGGGCCTGCTGATCCCGCCCAGTTCGGCCCAGGTCCTGTATGCCTGGTCCAGTGGTACTTCGGTTCTGGCCTGTTTCACAGCCACCATCGTCCCCGGCCTGATCCTGGTGGCGCTGCTGTGCCTGGTCAACATGGTCATGACCCAAAAATTTGACATCGTACAGCCGCCTAAGGAGCATTTCCGGACCTGGGGCAGGAATACGGCCAGATCCACACTACGTGCCATCCCCGCTTTGATTATGCCGGTTATCATCCTGGGCGGAATCTATGGCGGTATCATGACGGCTACCGAAGCCGCCGCCATCAGCGTGGCCTATGCCATCCCCTGCGGCATGTTCATCTATAAGGGCCTGAAGGGGGACGGCCTGCATCAGGCACTGACGGAATCCGCCTGTGCCACTGGTGTTATTATGGTGATGTTCTTCATGGTCATGATCTTCAGCAAGCTGCTGACGATGCAGAACGTGCCTGCTCAGATTGCAGAGGCTCTGCTGAGCATTACGGACAATAAGTATCTGATTCTTTTGATGGTCAATGTCTTTATGATCATCATCGGCATGTTGATGGACGACACCAGCGGCATCCTGCTGTGCACGCCCATCCTGCTGCCGATCGTACAGGGCATCGGCATCCATCCGGTTCATTTTGCCGCCATCCTGGGCGTCAATCTGGGCATGGGGAATATTACGCCGCCCACTGCGCCCATGCTGTACCTGAGCGGCCGCGTCTGCGGAGCCAAGATCAACAAGATGCTCTCGCCCATCATGATCTTTATCCTCTTCGCTTGGATTCCCACACTGCTAATCACGACTTACATCCCGGCTGTGGCGACCTTCCTGCCCAAGCTCATGATGCCTCAGATCTTTGGTTAATTGGAAGGCCTTTCGCCCGGTTGAAACACAAACGCCCCCTGCCCGCCGCACAAGCTGTGCGGCGGGCAGGGGGCGTTTCCAGACAAGGTGCGCCTGCTCACTCCAGGCAGATCCACGCCTGCCTGTGCTCGGTCACATAGCCGATGGCCGCAGCCTGAGGGAGAATGTCCCGCAGCTCGGCCAGACAGGACTGGGCGTCCGCCTCCGGCAGGGCCATCAGCAGTCCGCCGCTGGTCTGGGGGTCGTACAGAATGTCCTGCATGGCTCGGCTGACGGCGCCGCGCACCTCCACCCCGGCCTGGGCGTAGTCCCGGTTGCGGTAGGCTCCGGCGGGGATAAAGCCCATCTCCGCCAGGGGATAGGCCTCGGGGTGAAAAGGTACCCGGTCGGTCTGGATATGGATGGAGCAGCCGCTGCCCTGGGCCATTTCAAAGCTGTGACCCAGCAGGGCAAAGCCGGTGACGTCGGTACAGCTATGGACCGGATAGCGGACCATGATGTTACGGGCGGCCTTGTTCAGGGTGGCCATCTGCCGGTAGATGCGCTTTAGGACCGGGGGCTCCACCAGGTCGGCCTTGGCGGCTGTGGTGAGGATACCAATGCCCAGCGGCTTGGTGAGGAGCAGAACGTCGCCGGGGCGGGCGCCGCAGTTTTTCAGGACCTTTTGGGGGTGGACGAAGCCGGAGACCGCCAGACCGTAGATGGGCTCCGCGCCGTGAATGGTGTGGCCTCCGGTGATGATGGCCCCCGCCTCGTAGGCTTTGTCGTAGCCCCCCCGCAGGATCTCCTGCACGGTCCCCGGCTCCATCTGCTCGGGAATGCACAGGATGTTCAGCGCCAGCTTGGGCTCCCCGCCCATGGCGTAGACGTCGCTCATGG
Protein-coding regions in this window:
- a CDS encoding TRAP transporter large permease, which produces MISIAISIIILIGCLVVGMPIPFAFGGAFLWITYTLGFNPNTLLASGYTQINSTILLAIPLFVLAGKVMEKGRIGDALIGLVERFVGRFKSGLGAVAVITSAVFGSISGSASATLSCIGALMEPRLTRAGYEKGYTAALLAAACPLGLLIPPSSAQVLYAWSSGTSVLACFTATIVPGLILVALLCLVNMVMTQKFDIVQPPKEHFRTWGRNTARSTLRAIPALIMPVIILGGIYGGIMTATEAAAISVAYAIPCGMFIYKGLKGDGLHQALTESACATGVIMVMFFMVMIFSKLLTMQNVPAQIAEALLSITDNKYLILLMVNVFMIIIGMLMDDTSGILLCTPILLPIVQGIGIHPVHFAAILGVNLGMGNITPPTAPMLYLSGRVCGAKINKMLSPIMIFILFAWIPTLLITTYIPAVATFLPKLMMPQIFG
- the selD gene encoding selenide, water dikinase SelD, encoding METEVKLTKLATCAGCGAKVGAGTLVHMLEGFRTHQDPRLIVGYDKSDDASVYVLDDETALVQTTDFFPPIVDDPFLYGQIAAANAMSDVYAMGGEPKLALNILCIPEQMEPGTVQEILRGGYDKAYEAGAIITGGHTIHGAEPIYGLAVSGFVHPQKVLKNCGARPGDVLLLTKPLGIGILTTAAKADLVEPPVLKRIYRQMATLNKAARNIMVRYPVHSCTDVTGFALLGHSFEMAQGSGCSIHIQTDRVPFHPEAYPLAEMGFIPAGAYRNRDYAQAGVEVRGAVSRAMQDILYDPQTSGGLLMALPEADAQSCLAELRDILPQAAAIGYVTEHRQAWICLE